Part of the Pseudomonas sp. Leaf58 genome is shown below.
CACCAGCAGACGCAGCAACCCGGTGAGCAGCAGTGCCAGCACCACATAAACCAGAAACGGACTGAAAAGCACGCCGCCCACTTCCCACTCACGCAACCCCATGGGCTTCCTCCTGCCAACGGCACCATTTGCCCCAGCTTTTCTGCAATTGCAGCACCGCGCCTTCGGCCAACCTCAGCGGGTCGCTCGAGGGTAACCGGTGCAACGCGCTGATGAACTGCTTGCTGGCGCTATCCAGGTGCTGCCCGCGACCGGGCGCCGGCCCCTGGGCCAGCACCGCTTGCACCTGCAGCAGGTATTCGCGCTCGGCCTGCCCCAACGGGGCCTGGGCGACCGCCAGGCACATGCGCAGGTGGACCAGTTCATCGCCGATATCCAGCCCATGCAGGCCGTCATCCCAGCGTTTGCGCTCGCTTTCGGGCAACTCGGTGGCATGCCGCGCCAACTGCATCAGGCGGTCGGCCATACGCCCACCAAACCAGCTGTCCGCCCCGCGCAGGTCGCGCCGGGTTAGGCGCACCAAGTCGCTCTGGGTCGCCGCGCGCAGGCGTCGGCCCAGCCAAGCCGGGTGACGAAACACCAGCAAACGAAAGGCCATCACCGCCGCCGACACCCCTACCAGCATGGCCAGTGCACTGTTGAGCAGGGTGGCCACGCCAAAATGCATGGCATTAAGCGGTGACACCAACACAATGAAGTGCAGGCAGTACGACGTGGCCGTGGCCCCAGTCCGAGGGTGGGCCATACCCAGCGCACCGAAAAATAGCGGCACGCCCATACCCAGGCAAAGCATGGCGAAGCTGCTCCATTGCGGCAACAAAATTTGCCCGACCAGAAACGCTGCAGGAATTGCCAGGAAGATCCCGCGCAAAAAGCTCAAGCCGATCTGCGCACCATTCTCGCGGCTGGCGAACAGGCTGCATACCACACAGGTCAACACCAGGCCACCCGGCGCCGAAGGCCAGGCCGTAGCCAGCCAGAAGCCGCTCATTACCAAAAAGGCCAGCGCGCTGCGTGAACCGAACAGCAAGGCCAGCGACCAATCGCGGTGCGCGGCAAGGCCCTGAGGCACATCCTTGGGCGCCCTGCCGGCCTCCACATCAGCCAGTGCCTGGCTGGCAGCCATGGCGTAATCCAGCAGCAGGGCCATGCGCGCCAGGCAGAAG
Proteins encoded:
- a CDS encoding FUSC family protein, with the translated sequence MPITLQALFAPSSLALKFAIKTLLGGGLALWLAMRWGLEQPSWALMTAFIVAQPLSGMVVQKGLARLAGTLVGTVMSVLFIGLFAQTPGLFLLTLALWLALCTAASTQIRSAWAYAFVLAGYTAAIIALPAIDHPLQVFDQAVARCTEICLGIFCATASSALLWPMRVEQQLGGQARQAWQNGLQAASAMLGGEDEARKGLLESLGRIVAIDSQREHAWFEGNRGRQRARAIRGLSQKLMVLLRISRSVRRQWRQLDEREAEHLAPWLAQVRALLGKPDQPSLLLLRQRIWDAAHDEQISSAEHFCLARMALLLDYAMAASQALADVEAGRAPKDVPQGLAAHRDWSLALLFGSRSALAFLVMSGFWLATAWPSAPGGLVLTCVVCSLFASRENGAQIGLSFLRGIFLAIPAAFLVGQILLPQWSSFAMLCLGMGVPLFFGALGMAHPRTGATATSYCLHFIVLVSPLNAMHFGVATLLNSALAMLVGVSAAVMAFRLLVFRHPAWLGRRLRAATQSDLVRLTRRDLRGADSWFGGRMADRLMQLARHATELPESERKRWDDGLHGLDIGDELVHLRMCLAVAQAPLGQAEREYLLQVQAVLAQGPAPGRGQHLDSASKQFISALHRLPSSDPLRLAEGAVLQLQKSWGKWCRWQEEAHGVA
- a CDS encoding DUF1656 domain-containing protein; this translates as MGLREWEVGGVLFSPFLVYVVLALLLTGLLRLLVQATPLGRWIWHEALFDAALFVCVLFLVVRLLGAL